Genomic segment of Chrysiogenia bacterium:
CGAACTTGTAGAGCGGGTCCCCGTCGCCGGCGTCGGCGCCGACGATCCAGAAGCCCGCCTCTTTGGCCTTCTCGAAGGAGTCCGAGAGATTCACCACCTGCGCCACCGGAAGGTGGGCGCTCGCCCCGGCGCTGGCCTTCTCCACCACGGGCGTGATGCCGGCGCTCCGGCGCTCGGGAATGATGATGCCGCGCCCGCCGAAGGCCTCTGTACTGCGGATGATGGCCCCCAGGTTGTGGGGGTCGGTGATCTGGTCGCAGGCGACAAGGATCGGGTTCTTCTCGGCCGCAAGCGATTTCTCCAGCAGGTCGGGCAGCTTCCAGTAGCCAAAGCCCCCGCTCAGCACGGCGACAATGCCCTGATGGCGCCCGCCCTCGGCCAGGCGGTCGAGCGCCTCGCGCGGGGACTCGCTCACCTTCACGTTCTGGGTGGCCAGCGCCTTGGCCAGCCGGGGGTCGCGCGCGGCATTGCTGCGCGTGGCCACGTAGAGGCGGCGAATGCGCTGCCCGGCCTCGATGGCTTCGAGCACCGCGTGTTTTCCGTAGACGACCCGTTCTTTCATCGTGGGGACACTCCGGGGCGCTGAACCCGCCCGGCGCCGGTGCCGCCGCATGAGCCGTTTCGGCCATCTCAGCGCGCACTTGCACGTGCACGAGCACGTGCACGATGCAGATCTTCCTCTGTGTTGCCGCCGCTCGTGGCGGGCAGGCCCGCCTGCTTCCCGGCGCGTATCCGACTATATAGTGGAGAAGCGAGCGAATCGAGCAATGGCGGATCGAAACCAGGAAGCCGGGCCCAGCATCGATGAGCTGGTG
This window contains:
- the rlmB gene encoding 23S rRNA (guanosine(2251)-2'-O)-methyltransferase RlmB — encoded protein: MKERVVYGKHAVLEAIEAGQRIRRLYVATRSNAARDPRLAKALATQNVKVSESPREALDRLAEGGRHQGIVAVLSGGFGYWKLPDLLEKSLAAEKNPILVACDQITDPHNLGAIIRSTEAFGGRGIIIPERRSAGITPVVEKASAGASAHLPVAQVVNLSDSFEKAKEAGFWIVGADAGDGDPLYKFDFARPLILVIGAEGKGMRSRVRGTCDALVNIPLPGKVASLNASVASGILLYEVIRQRLGK